Below is a genomic region from Methanoregula sp..
GGATCGGTCAGCCCGGTTGCCGCACGAAAAATGATCAAGGAAAAGTTTGGCGTCGACCCGAACACGGTCACCAAAGAAGAGATCGACAAGGGCCAGTTCATCATCGAGTACGAGGGCGGCCACAAGGGTATCGCCATGGATGAGCTCGAAGAGGCCGGCTTCGGCCGCAGGTCCAACTGCCGCCGCTGCAAGCTAAAAGTCCCCCGTCAGGCAGACCTTGCCTGCGGGAACTGGGGGGTCATCGGCGACAAGGCCGGCAAGGCGACCTTCGTCGAGGTCTGCTCCGATAAGGGAGCAAAACTCATTGACGGAGCCGTCAAAGCCAATAAACTTGCCACAGAAGCCGCAAACCCCAAGGGTATTGAGATCCGCGCCAAGGTTGAAAATGCAATGTACAAGCTTGGCGACAAATGGCGAAAGCACGACTTTGAAGCACTCGCACCGGTCCTCTGGGATACCATAACGAAGGAGACCGGCCGTTGCATGAAGTGTATGGCGTGCATCGAGCATTGTCCGGTTTGTGTTACCCGTGATGACAAGTTCACGCAACCTGACCTGATGATCCGCCATGGTTTCATCCCGCCCGACCCGATGTTCCACCTCCGCAGATTTGCACACATCTCCGACTCCTGCATCAACTGCGGGCAGTGCGAAGAATGCTGCCCCTCGGAAATTCCGCTGGCGCTCTTCTCGCACGCGATCCGGACTGAGGCAGACAAGTTCTTTGAACCAAAGCTGGGAAAATCAGCTTACACCAATTAATTTTTTAATTGGGAAAAATCGGACACATCCTGATAGCCGCATCCTGACGGGATGTGACTGTGCACCCATAATCGCCCGGGTGGAGTATACTATCTCATCAAATATCTAAGTGAACCATAAAACGGAGAGATCAGGACCATCATCAATCCAGATTCTCTCACGTTTGGGAAAACCCCCCATTTTTTACCGTGATTGTCGTTTTTTTTGAGTGTATAAACATCGTTTTTACCTTATAAACCCACCATTGTTAATCAATTTTTACGATAATTTCAAAACCTATATATTGTTTTTACACCAACTTACCCTTTATAACTACATTCAATTAACAAAATGGTTTAGGAAACCTGTTTTGCAATGGGTTTTACCGGTAAAATTATGGTGATAGACAATGAGCGAACTAAATAAGGATTCTCTTAAGTATACAGCAACGACCTGTCCCTACTGCGGGGTTGGCTGCGGCCTTAACCTCGTATCCAATGGGAATGAGCTCGTTGGTGTCGAACCGTACAAGCGGTCCCCGATCAACGAAGGCAAGCTCTGCCCGAAAGGTACGACCTGCTGGGAAACCGTCCAGAAGCCCGGCCGGCTGACCAAACCCCTGATCAAGAAGGGTGACAAGTTCGAGGAAGCCTCGTGGGACGAAGCTACTGACCTGATTACAAAGAAGTTTTCAGAGGCGCACAAACAGGGCGGCCCCAGGGCGCTGGGTTTCCATACCTCGTGCCGTACCGTGAATGAGGACTGTTATGCCCTGCAGAAGTGGGCCCGTGTTGCCTTCCAGACCAACAACGTCGACAACTGTGCCCGTATCTGCCATGGACCGTCTGTTGCCGGTCTCTCGCTCTCGTTCGGTTCCGGTGCAGCCACCAACCCGTTCGAAGATGTCCTGAATGCGGACCTCATCGTCATGTGGGGTTCCAATGCAGTTGAGGCCCACCCCCTCGCCGGCCGCCGCGTCATGCAGGCCAAGAAGAAGGGCATCCCGATCGTTGTCGTTGACCCCCGGTTCAGCCCGACTGCACGGCTTGCTGACAAGTGGATCCGGTTCACCCCGTCGACCCACATCGCCCTTGCCAACAACATGATGTACTACATCATCAAGGAAGGCCTTGAGGACAAGGAGTACATCAAGGAACGCACGAAAGGCTTTGAGGATCTCAAAAAGACTGTCGAGAATTATGCTGACGCTACGAAAATCCACGGTGTCCCGCAAGAGACGGTCAAAGAGTTTGCCCGCCAGTATGCAAATGCAAAGAATGCAGTCATCATCTACTGCCTCGGCATCACCGAGTTAACCACCGGTACCGACAATGTCCGGTCCATGGGGAACCTCGCACTGCTCACCGGAAATGTCGGACGCCCCGGTGTCGGTGTTAACCCGCTCCGTGGACAGAACAACGTGCAGGGTGCCTGCGACATGGGTGCATACCCGAACGTCTTCTCCGGCTACCAGGCAGTTGCCGTCCCCGAGAACCGTGCCAAGATGGAGAAGGCATGGGGCATGAAAGAAGGAACCCTTCCCGACTGGTATGGTGTCACCTTAACCGAACAGATCACCCAGTGCGGTGACCCGATCAAGGCGATGTACATCCTCGGCCTGAACCCTGTGGTCTCCTACCCTGATTCGAACCACGTAAGGAGATCCCTTGACAAACTCGACTTCCTTGTTATCCAGGATATTTACTGGACCGAGAGCTGCGAGTACGCAGATGTTGTCCTTCCCGGCACCTGCTTTGCCGAGAAAGACGGCACATTCACCAGCGGCGAGCGCCGTGTCAACCGTGTAAGGAAAGCCGTTGACGGTCCCGGCGAGTCGAAATATGACTGGGAGATCATCGGCATGCTCGGAAAGAAGATGGGCCTCAAGGGCTTTGACTGGAAGACCGCAAAGGATGTCTGGGACGACATGCGCTCAGTCACCCCCGGCCAGTTCGGCGTAACCTACGAAAAGATGGAAAAACCTGAATCTGTCCACTGGCCCTGCCCGACTGTCGAGCACCCGGGAACCCCGATCCTCCACGTAGGAAAGTTCTCCGCAGCAGATGGCAAGGGCACCATGTTCGGCCTCGAGTACCGCCCGCCCGCGGAAGTCGCCGACGCAGAGTACCCGTACACGCTCATGACCGGTCGTATCATCTTCCACTACCACACCCGGACCCAGACAGACCGGAGCCCGACCCTGCACAACGATGTACCTGAAAACTACATGCAGATGAACACACTGGATGCAAAGGAACTCGGCATCAAGCCGTACGAGAAGGTCAAGGTTACAAGCCGCCGTGGCGAATCCATCGCTATTGCACGCGTAACCGATGATGTCGCCCCGAAAGTTCTGTTCATGCCCATGCACTTTGCCCATGGTGCAAACGACCTCACCAACACAGCACTCGACCCGCTCTCCAAGATGCCGGAACTCAAGCACTGTGCTGTCAAGGTTGAGAAGATCAAGGAGGCCTGAACACCATGACCAAGAAAGGAGATATGCTCTATGCGTGGACCAACGACGCCGAAATCCAGAAGAAAGCCGAGCTCGGGGGCGCAGTAACTTCCCTCTGGAAGTATGCCCTTGAATCCAAGATGGTTG
It encodes:
- the fdhF gene encoding formate dehydrogenase subunit alpha, which encodes MSELNKDSLKYTATTCPYCGVGCGLNLVSNGNELVGVEPYKRSPINEGKLCPKGTTCWETVQKPGRLTKPLIKKGDKFEEASWDEATDLITKKFSEAHKQGGPRALGFHTSCRTVNEDCYALQKWARVAFQTNNVDNCARICHGPSVAGLSLSFGSGAATNPFEDVLNADLIVMWGSNAVEAHPLAGRRVMQAKKKGIPIVVVDPRFSPTARLADKWIRFTPSTHIALANNMMYYIIKEGLEDKEYIKERTKGFEDLKKTVENYADATKIHGVPQETVKEFARQYANAKNAVIIYCLGITELTTGTDNVRSMGNLALLTGNVGRPGVGVNPLRGQNNVQGACDMGAYPNVFSGYQAVAVPENRAKMEKAWGMKEGTLPDWYGVTLTEQITQCGDPIKAMYILGLNPVVSYPDSNHVRRSLDKLDFLVIQDIYWTESCEYADVVLPGTCFAEKDGTFTSGERRVNRVRKAVDGPGESKYDWEIIGMLGKKMGLKGFDWKTAKDVWDDMRSVTPGQFGVTYEKMEKPESVHWPCPTVEHPGTPILHVGKFSAADGKGTMFGLEYRPPAEVADAEYPYTLMTGRIIFHYHTRTQTDRSPTLHNDVPENYMQMNTLDAKELGIKPYEKVKVTSRRGESIAIARVTDDVAPKVLFMPMHFAHGANDLTNTALDPLSKMPELKHCAVKVEKIKEA
- a CDS encoding Coenzyme F420 hydrogenase/dehydrogenase, beta subunit C-terminal domain — its product is MAKKGEMLYAWTNDAGLLKKAECGGAVTELLKYALESKTVDAVLAVKRGIDLYDAVPVLVTNPRDLDACAGSLHCGTILLSKLVMEYAPRMAGKKLGLVVKGCDMMGLLELAERKLVNLDNIVMIGVNCGGSVSPVAARKMIKEKFGVDPNTVTKEEIDKGQFIIEYEGGHKGIAMDELEEAGFGRRSNCRRCKLKVPRQADLACGNWGVIGDKAGKATFVEVCSDKGAKLIDGAVKANKLATEAANPKGIEIRAKVENAMYKLGDKWRKHDFEALAPVLWDTITKETGRCMKCMACIEHCPVCVTRDDKFTQPDLMIRHGFIPPDPMFHLRRFAHISDSCINCGQCEECCPSEIPLALFSHAIRTEADKFFEPKLGKSAYTN